From the genome of Haloterrigena sp. KLK7, one region includes:
- the tbsP gene encoding transcriptional regulator TbsP, giving the protein MTSNLLNHQIDDILDSLLEEATGDVYMVNPSGDAIEEFVSVATAFDGDRPSVHMLADERTLKDVMDDFIVASNAADLISEDALALRTLEEAPENSLLITEDRVIAIVHAGDRVGGLVTDDESFVEDTYDTYAARWEGAAEFNLRTPPITAVRETLSEEISPEAEDDFTAILNSLETARGDGDGLDEVTISLLVAAKNEALLYDISKWGEDVGIASKATFSRTKTKLEDMGLIDTEKVPIDVGRPRLRLKIGDDRLQEADNGQLATVAQSILN; this is encoded by the coding sequence ATGACCTCGAATTTACTCAACCACCAGATTGACGATATCCTCGACTCCCTACTCGAGGAGGCGACCGGGGACGTCTACATGGTCAACCCGTCGGGGGACGCCATCGAAGAGTTCGTTTCCGTTGCGACCGCGTTCGACGGCGACCGGCCGTCCGTCCACATGCTCGCCGACGAACGAACGCTGAAAGACGTCATGGACGACTTCATCGTCGCCTCGAACGCGGCCGACCTCATCAGCGAAGACGCGCTCGCGCTCCGCACGCTCGAGGAGGCGCCCGAGAACTCGCTGCTGATCACCGAGGACCGGGTCATCGCCATCGTCCACGCCGGCGACCGCGTCGGCGGCCTCGTCACCGACGACGAGAGCTTCGTCGAAGACACCTACGACACGTACGCGGCCCGTTGGGAGGGCGCCGCCGAATTCAACCTCCGGACGCCGCCGATCACGGCCGTCCGCGAGACCCTCTCCGAGGAGATCAGCCCCGAGGCCGAGGACGACTTCACGGCGATCCTCAACTCGCTCGAGACCGCCCGCGGTGACGGCGACGGCCTCGACGAAGTGACGATCTCGCTGCTCGTCGCGGCCAAGAACGAGGCCCTGCTGTACGACATCAGCAAGTGGGGCGAGGACGTCGGTATCGCCTCGAAGGCGACGTTCAGCCGCACGAAGACCAAACTCGAGGACATGGGCCTGATCGACACCGAGAAGGTCCCCATCGACGTCGGCCGCCCGCGCCTGCGCCTGAAGATCGGCGACGACCGCCTGCAGGAAGCCGACAACGGGCAGCTCGCGACGGTCGCACAGTCCATACTCAACTAG
- a CDS encoding class I SAM-dependent methyltransferase — protein sequence MKKSLEDHAARFDEKAGEYDESKSDEYRACANLVVEHAAPGEDDIVLDLGTGTGAIALALAPDAERVVGRDISEGMMDEAERKAEEEGLENLEFDYGTFREPEYEGEVDVVTSNFAMHHLSDDEKREAIDVIADLEPRKFVLGDVMFFGEPDSDAPFYSPEVDDPATVGALADAFTDAGFSLTAVERVHDQVGVLVAERSPTATAEGEVGDPDDDPAADA from the coding sequence ATGAAGAAGAGCCTTGAGGACCACGCCGCCCGGTTCGACGAGAAGGCCGGCGAGTACGACGAGTCGAAGTCCGACGAGTACCGCGCCTGTGCCAACCTGGTCGTCGAACACGCCGCGCCCGGCGAGGACGACATCGTCCTCGACCTCGGGACGGGAACCGGTGCCATCGCGCTCGCGCTCGCTCCCGACGCGGAGCGCGTGGTCGGTCGCGACATCAGCGAGGGGATGATGGACGAGGCCGAACGAAAGGCCGAGGAGGAGGGCCTCGAGAACCTCGAGTTCGACTACGGCACCTTCCGCGAACCCGAGTACGAGGGGGAGGTCGACGTCGTCACCTCGAACTTCGCCATGCACCACCTCTCGGACGACGAGAAGCGCGAGGCGATCGACGTCATCGCCGACCTCGAACCGCGGAAGTTCGTCCTCGGAGACGTGATGTTCTTCGGCGAGCCGGATTCCGACGCGCCGTTCTACTCGCCCGAGGTCGACGATCCCGCGACGGTCGGCGCCCTCGCCGACGCGTTCACCGACGCGGGCTTCTCGCTGACCGCCGTCGAACGCGTCCACGACCAGGTCGGCGTGCTGGTCGCCGAGCGATCGCCGACCGCGACGGCCGAGGGCGAGGTCGGCGATCCCGACGACGACCCCGCCGCGGACGCATGA
- a CDS encoding RNase P subunit p30 family protein: protein MYEAVHAHPDGESTVARFAETAADYGFEGVVVRNHHDSRADYDAEAIREEYGIDVVEGLEIRADDPQAASGSVGNYRTTETVVGVHGGTNAMNRFAVENDKVDVLAHPMADNGDVNHVLVKAAVENGVRLEFDLSGVLRTSGGRRVRALQSLRKLEELVDHFDAPYVVSADPRSHLELRAPRELTAIGEEIGLSAAFVERGLEEWGRLAERNRHVQSESFIEPGVERGRYEEEP, encoded by the coding sequence ATGTACGAGGCCGTCCACGCCCATCCAGACGGAGAGAGCACGGTCGCCCGGTTCGCGGAGACGGCGGCCGACTACGGCTTCGAGGGCGTGGTCGTGCGCAACCACCACGACTCGAGAGCCGACTACGACGCCGAGGCGATCCGCGAGGAGTACGGCATCGACGTCGTCGAGGGCCTCGAGATCCGCGCCGACGATCCGCAGGCGGCCAGCGGCTCCGTCGGCAACTACCGGACGACCGAGACCGTCGTCGGAGTCCACGGCGGAACGAACGCCATGAATCGGTTCGCCGTCGAGAACGACAAGGTCGACGTGCTCGCCCATCCGATGGCCGACAACGGCGACGTGAATCACGTACTGGTGAAGGCGGCGGTCGAGAACGGCGTTCGCCTCGAGTTCGACCTCTCGGGGGTGCTCCGGACCAGCGGCGGGCGTCGGGTCCGGGCCCTCCAGTCGCTGCGCAAGCTCGAGGAACTCGTCGATCACTTCGACGCGCCCTACGTGGTCAGCGCTGACCCGCGCTCGCACCTCGAGTTGCGTGCCCCCCGCGAACTGACGGCGATCGGCGAGGAGATCGGCCTCTCGGCGGCGTTCGTCGAGCGAGGGTTAGAAGAGTGGGGTCGGCTGGCCGAGCGAAATCGTCACGTCCAGTCCGAGTCGTTCATTGAGCCCGGGGTCGAACGGGGCAGATATGAAGAAGAGCCTTGA